Proteins encoded by one window of uncultured Draconibacterium sp.:
- the tsaB gene encoding tRNA (adenosine(37)-N6)-threonylcarbamoyltransferase complex dimerization subunit type 1 TsaB, with amino-acid sequence MAIILNIETSTEVCSVSLAENGKTLFLKESDEGLNHSKLLTVFIEDLFSENNFDINTIDAVAVSKGPGSYTGLRIGVSVAKGLCYGLDKPLIGIGSIEAMGYYVAKNVAEFYKAENGEDLLFCPMIDARRMEVYTALFDNEGKAVNEVTAEIIDDNSFASNLQGKKVLFFGNGADKCREQITHENALFNGPEKTTARFMQNLAEIKYNKSEFEDVAYFEPFYLKDFVATIPKNKVLK; translated from the coding sequence ATGGCAATTATTTTAAATATCGAAACATCAACCGAAGTATGCTCGGTTTCGCTGGCAGAGAATGGGAAAACGCTTTTTCTAAAGGAAAGCGACGAGGGATTAAACCACTCGAAGTTGCTCACCGTTTTTATTGAAGATCTTTTTAGCGAAAATAATTTCGACATCAATACTATTGATGCGGTGGCAGTTAGCAAAGGACCGGGTTCTTATACCGGATTGCGTATTGGTGTATCGGTGGCAAAAGGACTTTGTTACGGATTGGACAAACCACTTATAGGCATTGGGTCGATTGAGGCAATGGGTTATTATGTGGCTAAAAATGTTGCTGAATTTTATAAAGCGGAAAATGGAGAAGATCTGTTGTTCTGCCCAATGATTGATGCCCGACGTATGGAAGTTTATACTGCTTTATTTGATAATGAAGGAAAAGCAGTGAATGAAGTCACTGCTGAAATTATTGATGACAACTCATTTGCATCTAATCTTCAAGGAAAAAAGGTATTATTTTTTGGAAACGGTGCCGATAAATGTAGGGAACAAATAACACATGAAAATGCACTGTTTAATGGGCCCGAAAAGACAACGGCACGATTTATGCAAAATCTGGCAGAAATTAAGTACAACAAAAGTGAATTTGAAGACGTTGCTTATTTCGAGCCTTTTTATTTAAAGGATTTTGTAGCAACCATTCCGAAAAATAAAGTATTAAAATGA
- a CDS encoding DUF6427 family protein, with amino-acid sequence MILKKLKSNSSVSLILVPLVTLAFWLKSLQHPFAYDYFPGEQENILFSFLYRLVDGKPLIQVISGIVLAILLAYLMQLVNDRYMFIRIKSKLPALLFAVIVGGFVPMHTLHPVYFGAIFMLFAIYRLFAVYETKKAYSSTFDVGFLLGVGALFYFNLIVILPAFFIAIALLGRETGWREYVTMLLGFLLPFAFASAYTVLSNHFIGTVTILSENIFTSVNHFRSNIPLQVYLATLIVFTITGSIGMFKQYDTKKVSSRKYFTVFFWIFLFSLASFTFIPVTSQEMLVITSIPVTYLIANLFVFMKSRFWSELLFIILLLIVVSMQFSFDLF; translated from the coding sequence ATGATATTAAAAAAGCTTAAGTCGAACAGTTCTGTTAGTTTGATACTGGTGCCTTTGGTAACACTGGCATTCTGGTTGAAGAGTCTACAGCACCCGTTTGCTTACGACTATTTTCCGGGTGAGCAGGAAAACATCTTATTTAGTTTTTTATATCGTTTAGTTGATGGCAAACCTTTGATTCAGGTTATCAGTGGAATTGTACTGGCAATTTTGCTGGCCTATCTCATGCAGCTGGTAAACGACCGTTATATGTTTATTCGTATTAAGAGTAAGTTGCCTGCATTGTTATTTGCTGTAATCGTTGGAGGTTTTGTACCAATGCACACGCTGCATCCGGTATATTTTGGCGCCATTTTTATGCTTTTTGCTATTTATCGCCTGTTTGCCGTATATGAAACTAAAAAGGCCTATTCTTCCACTTTCGATGTTGGATTTTTATTGGGAGTAGGAGCGCTTTTTTATTTCAATCTCATTGTAATCTTACCCGCTTTTTTTATTGCAATTGCTTTGCTTGGCCGCGAAACCGGGTGGCGTGAATATGTTACGATGCTACTCGGATTTTTACTGCCATTTGCATTTGCTTCGGCCTATACCGTATTAAGCAACCATTTTATTGGCACGGTTACCATACTGAGTGAGAATATTTTCACTTCTGTAAATCATTTTCGTTCAAATATTCCTTTACAGGTGTATTTGGCTACGCTCATTGTGTTTACAATAACCGGAAGTATTGGTATGTTTAAACAGTACGATACAAAAAAGGTCAGTTCGCGGAAGTACTTCACCGTATTTTTCTGGATTTTTCTTTTTTCGTTGGCCAGCTTTACTTTTATTCCGGTTACTTCGCAGGAAATGCTGGTGATAACTTCTATTCCGGTAACCTACCTCATTGCCAATCTTTTTGTATTTATGAAAAGTCGGTTCTGGAGTGAATTGCTTTTTATAATTTTATTGCTGATAGTTGTTTCAATGCAGTTTTCGTTTGATTTATTCTAA
- the purD gene encoding phosphoribosylamine--glycine ligase codes for MNILIVGSGGREHALGWKIKQSDKVENLFFAPGNAGTSELGTNLDAGVSDFQKIKTLVLENNIDLMLVGPEVPLVEGLHDFFAADPELASVKVVGPKKAGAELEGSKDFSKAFMARHDIPTAKYFTVTADNVEKGIDFLKTMKSPYVLKADGLAAGKGVLIIDSLEEAQNSLKEMLDGQFGEASSKVVIEEFLSGVEVSVFVITDGKDYKILPEAKDYKRIGEGDTGLNTGGMGAITPVPFADAVFMEKVEKQIIEPTVSGLAKDGIDYCGFIFFGLINVNNEPYVIEYNVRMGDPETEAVMLRVKSDFVDLLDGAASGTLGEKTIEFDDRAAVTVMLVSGGYPGSYEKGKVITGTENVSDSIVFHAGTKQTGDDVVTAGGRVISVSSYGSDMKDALATSFKNAAVINFEGKYYRKDLGFDL; via the coding sequence ATGAATATTTTAATTGTAGGATCAGGAGGTAGAGAACACGCTTTGGGGTGGAAAATTAAACAAAGCGATAAAGTAGAGAATTTATTTTTTGCACCGGGAAACGCCGGTACATCAGAATTGGGAACCAACCTCGACGCAGGTGTTTCTGATTTTCAGAAAATAAAAACACTCGTACTCGAAAACAACATCGACCTGATGCTTGTAGGTCCCGAAGTTCCATTGGTTGAAGGATTGCACGATTTCTTTGCTGCCGATCCTGAGTTGGCTTCGGTAAAGGTTGTTGGTCCGAAAAAAGCAGGTGCCGAGCTGGAAGGGAGCAAGGACTTTTCGAAAGCTTTTATGGCGCGACACGATATTCCTACCGCAAAATATTTTACTGTAACTGCCGATAATGTGGAAAAAGGAATTGATTTCCTGAAAACCATGAAATCGCCGTATGTACTAAAAGCCGATGGTTTGGCTGCAGGAAAAGGTGTGTTGATTATCGACTCACTGGAAGAAGCGCAAAACTCGCTAAAAGAAATGCTCGACGGGCAATTTGGCGAAGCAAGCAGCAAAGTGGTTATCGAAGAGTTTTTGAGTGGCGTTGAAGTTTCGGTTTTTGTAATTACCGATGGGAAAGACTATAAAATTCTGCCGGAAGCAAAAGATTATAAGCGAATTGGAGAAGGCGACACCGGATTGAATACCGGCGGAATGGGAGCCATTACTCCAGTGCCGTTTGCCGATGCTGTGTTTATGGAAAAGGTTGAAAAACAAATTATAGAACCAACAGTTTCCGGTTTGGCAAAAGACGGAATCGACTACTGTGGATTTATTTTCTTTGGGTTGATTAACGTAAACAACGAACCGTATGTAATTGAATACAACGTTCGCATGGGCGATCCGGAAACCGAAGCCGTAATGTTGCGTGTAAAATCTGATTTTGTTGACTTGCTGGATGGAGCTGCAAGCGGAACACTTGGTGAAAAAACAATTGAATTCGACGATCGCGCTGCAGTAACTGTAATGTTGGTGTCGGGCGGATACCCGGGAAGCTACGAAAAGGGAAAAGTGATTACCGGAACAGAAAATGTAAGCGACAGTATTGTTTTTCATGCGGGAACAAAGCAGACAGGCGATGACGTTGTTACAGCCGGAGGTCGTGTAATTTCGGTAAGCTCGTACGGTTCTGATATGAAAGATGCATTGGCAACCTCATTTAAAAATGCGGCGGTTATCAATTTCGAAGGAAAATATTATCGCAAAGACCTGGGATTCGATTTGTAA
- the efp gene encoding elongation factor P — protein MASTADFKNGMCFMFKGEIYTIVSFLHVKPGKGPAFVRTKLKNVKTGRVIENTFNSGVKVDDVRVERRPYQFLYRDDMGLNVMNTETYEQISIPDSMVENNDLMKEGQVIEIQFHAEEELPLTAEMPDKVELTITQTIEGEKGNTASSTALKPATVETGAEIMVPMFINEGDVIRVSTADRSYSERVKQ, from the coding sequence ATGGCTTCTACAGCAGATTTTAAAAACGGAATGTGTTTCATGTTCAAAGGTGAAATTTACACCATCGTGTCATTCCTTCACGTGAAACCCGGTAAAGGGCCGGCTTTCGTACGTACAAAACTAAAAAATGTAAAAACCGGAAGGGTAATCGAAAATACATTTAATTCAGGTGTTAAGGTTGATGATGTTCGTGTTGAGCGTCGTCCATACCAGTTCTTGTATCGCGATGATATGGGATTAAATGTAATGAATACCGAAACATACGAACAAATTTCCATTCCTGATTCAATGGTTGAAAACAACGACCTGATGAAAGAAGGACAGGTAATTGAAATTCAGTTTCATGCAGAAGAAGAACTTCCGTTAACAGCAGAAATGCCCGACAAAGTTGAGTTAACAATCACTCAAACCATTGAGGGGGAAAAAGGTAATACCGCTAGCTCAACAGCGTTGAAACCGGCAACTGTTGAAACCGGTGCTGAAATTATGGTCCCAATGTTTATTAACGAAGGCGACGTAATTCGTGTAAGCACTGCCGACCGTTCGTACAGTGAACGTGTAAAACAGTAA
- a CDS encoding DUF3108 domain-containing protein: MKKFVSLLIVLFLSSQYLAAEEVSIKFYLKFGFVKGGEAEMTISDTVFNDRPAIHYHVMGKTTGLANKLYGVYDIYETYVDAESRLPVKTIRNVKEGSYRRYTETLFYHDVDSINSTRSGWRAVPNDLLDLISVFFYFVHKNPFENLQPGDAVVYPTINADKISDVSIKYLRDEKIKTDVGEVECHVLTPTVRKGKVLEKSDGVRFYLAKDEKIPVFIEFDMRVGSLKAVIKHYKIGGVEQTLR; encoded by the coding sequence ATGAAAAAGTTTGTCTCCCTTCTGATTGTATTGTTCCTTTCATCGCAATATTTAGCCGCTGAAGAGGTATCGATTAAATTTTATTTAAAATTTGGTTTTGTAAAGGGCGGTGAGGCTGAAATGACTATCAGCGATACCGTTTTTAACGATCGTCCTGCCATTCATTATCATGTGATGGGAAAAACCACCGGGCTGGCAAATAAACTCTATGGCGTTTACGATATTTATGAAACCTACGTTGATGCTGAGTCGCGCCTGCCCGTAAAAACGATACGAAATGTAAAAGAAGGTAGTTATCGACGTTACACCGAAACACTTTTTTACCACGATGTTGATTCGATAAACAGTACCCGAAGCGGCTGGCGTGCCGTTCCTAATGATCTGCTCGATCTGATATCAGTGTTTTTTTACTTTGTCCACAAAAACCCATTCGAGAATCTTCAGCCCGGCGATGCAGTGGTTTATCCGACCATTAATGCCGATAAAATATCAGATGTATCGATAAAGTATTTACGTGATGAAAAAATTAAGACTGATGTTGGTGAGGTGGAATGCCATGTATTAACACCAACGGTTAGGAAAGGTAAAGTGTTGGAAAAATCAGACGGAGTGCGGTTTTATTTGGCGAAAGATGAAAAGATTCCTGTTTTTATTGAGTTCGATATGCGTGTGGGATCGTTAAAAGCAGTTATTAAGCATTACAAAATTGGCGGTGTTGAGCAAACTTTGCGCTAG
- a CDS encoding DUF2723 domain-containing protein, with translation MKQYRLFNIVFGWVSFLIAAIVYLMTIEPTVSFWDCGEFITTAFKFEVGHPPGAPIFMIVGRFFTLFAGPEGAAKMVNIMSALASAGTIMFLFWTITHLAKKLVVKTEDISLGQTISITAAGLVGALAYTFSDTFWFSAVEGEVYASSSLLTAVVFWAILKWENVADEKYANRWLIFIAYVIGLSIGVHLLNLLAIPAIVFVYYFRKYEVDRKGIIWALVASVVLLGGVMYGIIPGFVRIASWFELMFVNGFGLPYHSGVFFYVVLVIAAIAFGIYYTHKKQKVVWNTLLLGVAVILIGYSSFAIIIIRSSAQPPMDQNSPNNTFSLLSYLNREQYGSRPLFSGQYYNSPYKVGDRFSEGSPVYSQIDGKYVVTYNRFNPNYDEKFTTVFPRMWSSMDPQHAQDYQQWAKIKGTRIQHRNDRGEMETIVKPTMGENLRFFFSYQVNHMYWRYFMWNFVGRQNDIQGHGNVLHGNWLSGIKFIDEAFLGDQDNLPAKLANNKARNTYYFLPLLLGLLGIFFQYNRGKEGKKGLWVVFLLFVLTGLAIVIYLNQYPHQPRERDYAYAGSFYAFAIWIGLGVLAISEALKKYIPETVAGGIAGLVTLILVPGIMGAQNWDDHDRSGRYTARDFGANYLKTCLPNSVIFTNGDNDTFPLWYNQEVEGVRTDVRVCNLSYLQTDWYINQMRRKAYDSEPIDFTLKPDQYRLGTRDAVYLLDDSRIKRDYVGLDEAVDFIANDNPATKLQQADNAAYIPKKKIHFKVDKEAVIRNKVVAPEDYDKIVDEIVIDLSGQNMISKDEMMILDMLATNKWDRPIYWSITVGRSKYMNLSDYFQVEGFAFRLVPIKTQSNPQELKFGRVNTEIMYNNLMNNFSWGNMNDPEIYLDETNTRMMTNIRNSFNRLASALVEEGKMDSAVAVVDRCNELIPSSAVPYEYFAMELADSYIRAGANDKALEMIETAYNTFNDELNYYFSLEPRFLVSIGDEIQRNMFYLQKMQRSAHNAGNAELAEQIGVSLQSYFDRYNNL, from the coding sequence ATGAAGCAATACAGATTGTTTAATATCGTTTTTGGCTGGGTTAGTTTTTTAATTGCAGCAATTGTTTATTTAATGACCATTGAACCCACTGTAAGTTTTTGGGACTGTGGCGAATTTATAACAACAGCTTTTAAATTTGAGGTAGGGCACCCACCGGGAGCACCGATTTTTATGATTGTTGGCCGGTTCTTCACCCTGTTTGCCGGCCCTGAGGGAGCAGCAAAAATGGTAAATATTATGTCTGCCCTTGCCAGTGCCGGAACCATTATGTTCCTTTTCTGGACCATCACTCACCTGGCAAAAAAACTGGTAGTTAAAACTGAAGATATTTCACTGGGGCAAACCATTTCTATAACTGCTGCAGGATTGGTTGGTGCTTTGGCCTACACTTTTTCCGATACTTTTTGGTTTTCGGCAGTGGAAGGTGAAGTTTATGCCAGCTCGTCGTTATTAACGGCTGTGGTTTTTTGGGCCATCTTAAAATGGGAAAACGTTGCTGACGAAAAATATGCCAACCGCTGGCTGATCTTTATTGCATACGTAATTGGCCTCTCAATTGGCGTTCACTTACTGAACTTGCTGGCTATTCCGGCCATTGTTTTTGTCTATTATTTCAGAAAATATGAAGTTGATCGCAAAGGAATAATCTGGGCACTGGTGGCATCAGTTGTATTGCTTGGAGGCGTTATGTACGGCATTATTCCGGGATTTGTGCGAATCGCTTCCTGGTTTGAATTAATGTTTGTAAATGGATTTGGATTACCTTACCACTCCGGAGTTTTCTTCTATGTTGTTTTGGTAATTGCCGCCATTGCCTTTGGAATATATTATACCCATAAAAAGCAAAAAGTAGTTTGGAACACGTTATTGCTGGGAGTTGCCGTAATTCTTATCGGTTACTCGTCGTTTGCAATAATAATTATTCGTTCATCGGCTCAACCTCCAATGGATCAGAATAGCCCGAACAATACATTTTCGCTGTTGAGTTACCTGAACCGCGAACAGTACGGATCGCGTCCATTGTTTAGCGGACAATACTATAATTCGCCTTACAAGGTAGGCGATCGTTTTTCGGAAGGAAGTCCGGTATATTCTCAAATCGACGGGAAATATGTAGTGACTTACAATCGTTTCAATCCGAATTACGATGAGAAGTTTACAACCGTTTTTCCACGAATGTGGAGTTCGATGGATCCGCAGCATGCCCAGGATTATCAACAGTGGGCAAAGATAAAAGGCACGCGTATTCAGCACCGCAACGATCGGGGTGAAATGGAAACCATTGTAAAACCAACCATGGGCGAGAATCTGCGTTTTTTCTTTTCGTACCAGGTAAATCATATGTACTGGCGTTACTTTATGTGGAACTTTGTTGGCCGTCAAAACGATATTCAGGGGCATGGAAATGTGTTGCACGGTAACTGGCTGAGTGGAATTAAATTTATTGATGAGGCCTTTTTGGGCGATCAGGATAATCTGCCCGCAAAATTGGCCAACAACAAAGCCCGGAATACCTACTATTTCTTGCCGCTTCTTCTAGGGTTGTTAGGGATATTTTTCCAATACAACCGTGGCAAAGAAGGCAAAAAGGGACTGTGGGTAGTCTTTCTGCTTTTTGTATTAACCGGACTGGCCATTGTAATTTATCTGAACCAGTATCCGCATCAGCCGCGCGAACGCGATTATGCGTATGCCGGATCGTTTTATGCGTTTGCTATCTGGATTGGTTTAGGTGTACTGGCCATTTCCGAAGCACTAAAAAAATACATTCCGGAAACCGTTGCCGGAGGAATTGCCGGGTTGGTAACACTCATTCTGGTTCCAGGTATTATGGGCGCACAAAACTGGGACGACCACGATCGTTCGGGACGTTACACTGCGCGCGATTTTGGTGCCAATTACCTGAAAACCTGCCTGCCCAATTCGGTGATTTTTACCAATGGCGACAACGATACTTTCCCGCTGTGGTATAACCAGGAGGTGGAAGGTGTTCGTACAGATGTTCGTGTGTGTAACCTAAGCTACCTGCAAACCGATTGGTACATTAACCAAATGCGCAGAAAAGCCTACGACTCGGAGCCAATTGATTTCACACTAAAACCTGATCAGTATCGATTGGGAACACGCGATGCCGTGTATCTGCTTGATGATTCGCGCATAAAACGTGATTATGTTGGCCTTGATGAAGCTGTTGATTTTATTGCCAACGATAATCCGGCAACCAAGCTTCAGCAGGCCGATAATGCAGCTTACATACCGAAAAAGAAAATACATTTTAAAGTAGATAAAGAAGCGGTTATTCGTAACAAGGTGGTTGCACCTGAAGATTACGACAAAATTGTTGATGAGATTGTGATCGATCTTTCAGGACAAAACATGATATCGAAAGATGAAATGATGATTCTGGATATGCTGGCTACCAACAAATGGGACCGTCCAATTTACTGGTCGATTACCGTTGGCCGTAGTAAGTATATGAACCTGAGTGATTATTTCCAAGTTGAAGGTTTTGCATTCAGACTGGTACCGATAAAAACGCAGAGTAATCCGCAAGAGTTGAAATTTGGCCGCGTTAATACTGAAATCATGTACAACAACCTGATGAATAATTTCAGCTGGGGAAATATGAATGATCCTGAAATTTACCTCGACGAAACCAATACCCGCATGATGACTAACATCAGAAACAGTTTTAATCGACTGGCTTCGGCACTGGTTGAAGAGGGTAAGATGGATTCGGCTGTTGCAGTTGTTGATCGTTGTAACGAGTTAATTCCAAGTAGTGCTGTGCCATATGAGTATTTTGCCATGGAACTGGCTGATAGTTATATTCGTGCCGGTGCAAACGATAAAGCCTTGGAAATGATTGAAACAGCATATAATACTTTTAACGACGAACTGAATTATTATTTCTCGTTAGAGCCAAGATTTTTGGTTAGTATAGGCGATGAAATTCAGCGTAATATGTTCTATTTACAAAAGATGCAACGCTCGGCACATAATGCCGGAAATGCTGAGTTGGCAGAACAAATAGGAGTAAGTCTGCAAAGCTACTTTGATAGATATAACAACTTGTAA
- a CDS encoding carbamoyltransferase C-terminal domain-containing protein has protein sequence MNKNKPTLAIYGNQDRFDYEHPFYVHDHNLALMYNGKVEWFLQQERITRRKRDNTLHVHLKSVLKEKKLLGKDYDLVFVDNVVGRTFLLQSGEVRFEAPLNQGLSTDVEQGKCWWFGEEKEAWVLNHEMAHLFSCLPFYGNLKDNSLLVHFDGGASLSNFSAAVYKNGRFEWLEYHWDLKPYSTLFNANALVFAILGAKLPEQNAVPGKFMGFSGLGTYKPELGVWLKGNNFFQDIWGKTSVFFEAAKKDWGVDLKSFNQKDPFIQDIAATLQELFTQKILSKLQELQVKTGAENLYYTGGSALNIVANTRIVNSQMFKQVFIPPCTEDSGLALGAAAFAEWKKHGNVEANSAYLNNWGIENYHTDCSEATINEVAEQLAAKKMIGVCNNFGEAGPRALGNRSILAFAGSKALAKTLSMEKKGREWYRPLAPVALEQNVKYFTGQSTIHQLSKFMLLDFEVLLEKREEIAGAIHTDGTARFQSISKKADNPFLYLLLKRLDKKYGIKALINTSFNTGGEPIVHTEKDALQSAKKMKLDGVVLNGKFVQL, from the coding sequence ATGAACAAAAACAAGCCCACTTTAGCGATTTATGGTAATCAGGATCGGTTTGATTATGAACACCCGTTTTATGTACACGACCATAATCTGGCGTTGATGTACAACGGCAAAGTGGAGTGGTTTCTTCAGCAGGAAAGGATTACGCGACGAAAACGGGACAATACGCTGCATGTTCATTTAAAATCGGTTTTAAAAGAAAAGAAACTGCTTGGTAAAGATTACGACCTGGTATTTGTGGACAATGTGGTTGGTCGTACATTTTTACTGCAAAGTGGCGAAGTACGTTTTGAAGCGCCGTTAAATCAGGGATTATCAACCGATGTGGAACAGGGGAAATGCTGGTGGTTTGGCGAAGAAAAAGAGGCCTGGGTGTTGAATCACGAAATGGCTCATCTATTTTCCTGTCTTCCGTTTTATGGGAATCTAAAGGATAACAGCCTGCTGGTTCATTTTGATGGTGGTGCAAGTTTAAGCAATTTTTCGGCTGCAGTATATAAAAACGGGCGGTTCGAATGGTTGGAATACCACTGGGATTTAAAACCGTATTCAACCCTGTTTAACGCCAATGCGTTGGTGTTTGCTATATTAGGAGCTAAACTGCCCGAACAAAATGCAGTGCCTGGCAAGTTTATGGGATTTTCAGGTTTGGGAACCTACAAGCCAGAGCTCGGCGTGTGGCTGAAAGGCAATAATTTTTTCCAGGATATTTGGGGAAAGACCTCAGTGTTTTTCGAAGCCGCAAAAAAGGATTGGGGAGTTGATCTGAAATCGTTCAACCAAAAAGATCCGTTTATACAGGATATTGCAGCTACTTTGCAAGAACTTTTCACACAAAAGATATTAAGTAAACTACAGGAGTTACAGGTAAAAACCGGTGCTGAAAACCTCTACTACACCGGCGGGTCGGCATTAAATATTGTGGCCAATACACGTATTGTAAATAGCCAAATGTTTAAGCAGGTTTTTATTCCGCCGTGCACCGAAGACTCAGGACTTGCTTTGGGCGCAGCAGCTTTTGCCGAATGGAAAAAGCATGGAAATGTTGAAGCGAATTCGGCTTATTTGAATAATTGGGGAATTGAGAATTACCATACCGATTGCTCAGAAGCTACCATAAACGAGGTGGCCGAACAACTGGCTGCAAAAAAGATGATTGGCGTATGCAATAACTTTGGTGAAGCCGGACCGCGTGCTCTGGGAAACCGCAGTATTTTAGCTTTCGCCGGATCGAAAGCACTGGCAAAAACGCTGAGTATGGAAAAGAAAGGTCGCGAGTGGTATCGTCCGCTGGCACCGGTGGCCTTGGAACAAAATGTAAAATACTTCACCGGTCAGTCTACAATTCATCAGTTATCTAAATTTATGTTGCTTGACTTCGAAGTCCTTCTTGAGAAAAGAGAGGAAATAGCCGGTGCAATTCATACCGATGGAACGGCACGTTTTCAATCCATTTCAAAAAAAGCCGATAATCCGTTTTTATATCTCTTGCTGAAAAGATTAGATAAAAAGTACGGCATAAAAGCACTGATTAATACTTCATTCAATACCGGTGGCGAACCAATTGTTCATACTGAGAAAGATGCGTTGCAATCGGCAAAAAAAATGAAACTTGATGGAGTGGTTTTAAATGGAAAGTTTGTTCAGCTTTAA